A window of Prolixibacter sp. SD074 contains these coding sequences:
- the tpx gene encoding thiol peroxidase has translation MKENAKKVTFAGNPVTLVGEEIKVGQKAPEFTVVGADLSPVKLSDYAGKVVVIAVYPSIDTDVCAAQNRRFNAEADKLGDAVVLSVSCDLPFAQKRFCAAEGLDNIVTLSDHRDTDFGVKYGFLIKELRLLARGTVVIDKEGTVKYVEFVPEITTEPDYEVALKVVKELL, from the coding sequence ATGAAAGAGAATGCTAAAAAAGTAACGTTTGCCGGAAACCCGGTGACACTTGTTGGAGAAGAGATAAAAGTGGGACAGAAAGCTCCTGAATTTACGGTTGTAGGAGCAGACTTGAGTCCGGTTAAGTTAAGTGATTATGCAGGAAAAGTGGTTGTTATTGCCGTTTATCCTTCTATCGATACAGATGTTTGTGCTGCACAAAACCGTCGTTTTAATGCTGAAGCAGACAAACTGGGTGATGCCGTAGTTCTTTCGGTTTCCTGTGATTTACCTTTTGCGCAAAAACGTTTTTGTGCAGCAGAAGGCCTGGATAACATCGTAACATTGTCTGATCACCGCGATACGGACTTTGGAGTAAAATACGGATTTCTGATTAAGGAACTGCGTTTGCTGGCTCGTGGTACGGTTGTCATCGACAAAGAGGGAACTGTTAAATACGTAGAATTTGTTCCGGAAATCACTACCGAACCCGATTACGAAGTTGCTCTTAAAGTAGTCAAAGAGTTGCTTTGA
- a CDS encoding dipeptide epimerase, with translation MIPTTIKEVFIETINIPLDAPFTIATGVKYEMENVLIIVRLENGIEGYGEAAPLEPVNGENQATALATINSCQKFLIGKEAAEFRQISKHLKSVYGVQAAARSAIEMALIDAFAKSLNTPLYTFLGKAENQIETDYTIDIVSTDTARKNAAKLSSKGYNTLKTKVGKNLVEDIDRLLAIKDGAPGCRLMLDANQGYSPADAVYFLKELEKNNIRPELFEQPVRKDDLCGMKFVKDHTSVPIAADESVFTSADAIKVVQAGCADLINIKLMKSGIVEALDIAAIARSANMELMIGCMIESRLGLGCAVHLAAGLGGFRFVDLDPHLEPAQDPFTGGPEFTEPVYSLSDEIPGIGVAKK, from the coding sequence ATGATACCCACCACCATTAAAGAGGTTTTCATCGAAACCATTAACATCCCGCTGGATGCACCGTTTACAATAGCCACCGGTGTAAAATACGAGATGGAGAATGTGCTCATCATCGTACGTCTCGAAAACGGCATAGAAGGTTACGGCGAAGCTGCTCCGTTGGAACCTGTTAACGGGGAGAATCAGGCCACGGCACTGGCCACAATCAATAGTTGTCAAAAATTCCTTATCGGGAAGGAAGCAGCCGAATTCCGGCAAATATCCAAACACCTGAAAAGTGTGTATGGTGTGCAGGCAGCTGCCCGAAGTGCTATCGAAATGGCCCTCATTGATGCCTTCGCAAAATCGCTAAACACACCATTGTATACTTTCCTTGGTAAGGCCGAAAATCAAATCGAAACCGACTATACCATTGATATCGTATCGACCGACACAGCCCGGAAAAATGCAGCCAAACTCAGCAGCAAAGGGTACAATACCCTAAAAACCAAAGTCGGTAAAAACCTGGTAGAAGATATCGACCGGTTACTGGCCATCAAAGACGGGGCACCGGGGTGCCGGCTCATGCTGGATGCCAACCAGGGATATTCGCCAGCTGATGCTGTTTACTTCCTGAAAGAGCTTGAAAAGAACAATATTCGTCCTGAATTATTTGAACAGCCTGTCAGGAAGGATGACTTGTGCGGAATGAAATTCGTGAAGGATCATACGTCAGTGCCAATCGCAGCAGATGAGTCGGTCTTTACATCGGCCGATGCCATTAAAGTCGTACAGGCCGGATGTGCTGATTTGATCAACATCAAGCTTATGAAATCAGGAATAGTGGAAGCTTTGGATATCGCCGCAATCGCACGAAGCGCTAATATGGAACTGATGATTGGTTGTATGATTGAATCAAGGCTGGGACTGGGGTGCGCTGTACATCTGGCAGCCGGATTGGGCGGCTTCCGCTTTGTTGATTTGGATCCGCATTTGGAACCGGCACAGGATCCGTTTACCGGTGGCCCGGAATTCACCGAACCTGTGTATTCGCTCTCAGATGAAATTCCCGGAATTGGTGTAGCAAAGAAGTAA
- a CDS encoding pyridoxal phosphate-dependent aminotransferase family protein, with product MNILNSGVGRTIRVNDKTLLSYFAGNNYLGLANNPLLVKNAIKALKKYGVNFAASRRTTGTSDIHLELEKSLAEYKGQQDAVVFASGYMGNKILLHVLRGRYDSIFADSMVHSSITDGIPCDIPQVKYYEHANPSHLEELLKASPKSRPLIITDGIFALTGEIAPVDQLYSLAQKYGATLIVDDAHATGVLGENGRGTPEHFHLDNAPDLYQSETMSKAIGSYGGFIAGNHGLIEAIRKKSTFYGASTALPPPIVAAGLSSLKLIEKHPELRTTLMNNTRMLRKGIEDLAFSTTTGSTPIIPLYFKKKQTAVHLSQFLEENGIVAPAVDYPVKTSQFIVRITVSSIHTETQIQHLLQTLKQWREKYDTHHH from the coding sequence ATGAATATTTTAAACAGTGGAGTTGGTCGCACTATCAGGGTAAATGATAAAACGTTGTTGTCTTATTTTGCCGGGAACAACTACCTGGGACTTGCCAATAACCCCCTATTGGTGAAGAATGCGATTAAGGCACTGAAAAAGTATGGGGTAAATTTTGCCGCGTCCAGGCGAACAACAGGTACGTCGGATATCCACCTGGAGTTGGAAAAATCGTTGGCTGAATATAAAGGCCAGCAGGATGCAGTAGTATTTGCTTCGGGGTACATGGGAAATAAAATTCTGCTTCACGTGCTAAGGGGGCGCTACGATTCCATCTTCGCCGATTCCATGGTCCATTCCAGCATCACAGATGGCATTCCCTGTGATATTCCGCAAGTAAAATATTATGAGCATGCTAATCCCAGCCATCTGGAAGAATTGCTGAAAGCTTCGCCCAAAAGCCGTCCACTCATCATTACTGACGGTATATTTGCCCTTACGGGGGAAATTGCGCCCGTCGATCAACTTTATTCACTGGCTCAAAAATACGGAGCAACTCTGATTGTGGATGATGCACATGCGACTGGCGTTCTCGGAGAAAACGGGCGGGGAACTCCCGAACACTTTCATCTGGACAACGCACCCGATCTTTATCAAAGTGAAACCATGAGCAAAGCGATTGGCTCCTATGGCGGCTTCATTGCAGGTAATCACGGACTAATTGAGGCCATCCGGAAAAAATCAACGTTCTATGGCGCATCCACTGCATTGCCACCACCGATCGTAGCCGCAGGCTTATCGTCACTGAAACTTATTGAAAAACATCCGGAACTGCGTACCACATTAATGAATAATACTCGTATGCTTCGAAAGGGAATTGAAGATCTGGCGTTTTCGACAACCACTGGATCTACACCCATTATTCCTCTCTATTTCAAGAAAAAACAAACAGCAGTTCATCTCTCTCAATTCCTTGAAGAAAACGGGATCGTTGCTCCGGCAGTCGACTATCCGGTTAAAACGAGCCAATTCATTGTACGAATTACCGTATCAAGTATACACACTGAAACTCAAATACAACACCTGTTACAAACCTTAAAACAATGGAGAGAAAAATATGATACCCACCACCATTAA
- a CDS encoding ThiF family adenylyltransferase: MKWYKRTELLVGSTGIEKLRNAHVLVVGLGGVGAYAAETICRSGVGRMTIVDGDTVEMTNRNRQLPALVSNEGHPKAEVLAQRFQDINPDIQLGLINDYLQEEHMHQVLQEQQFDYVVDCIDTLSPKVTLMYTAVQLNLPIVSSMGAGGKMDPTQIQIADISKSYNCALAKMIRKRLRKMGVHKGIKVVFSPEDVDKSKLIIEESRNKKSTIGTISYMPPAFGCFIGSVVIRDLLEN; the protein is encoded by the coding sequence ATGAAGTGGTACAAACGGACGGAGCTCCTGGTCGGAAGCACCGGAATTGAGAAATTGCGGAATGCACATGTATTGGTAGTAGGATTAGGTGGTGTTGGTGCATATGCAGCCGAAACCATTTGTCGTTCCGGCGTGGGACGGATGACCATCGTAGATGGCGATACGGTAGAAATGACCAACCGCAACCGTCAACTCCCGGCCCTTGTATCGAACGAAGGCCATCCCAAAGCAGAAGTGCTGGCGCAACGATTTCAGGATATCAATCCGGACATTCAACTCGGGCTTATCAACGATTATCTTCAGGAAGAACATATGCATCAGGTACTTCAGGAACAGCAATTCGATTATGTTGTGGACTGCATCGATACACTTTCACCTAAAGTAACCCTGATGTACACGGCTGTGCAACTCAATCTTCCTATTGTCAGCTCAATGGGAGCCGGTGGAAAAATGGATCCCACGCAAATTCAGATTGCCGACATCTCCAAATCCTACAATTGTGCACTGGCAAAAATGATTCGTAAACGTCTTCGAAAAATGGGTGTTCACAAAGGCATCAAAGTAGTTTTTTCGCCCGAAGATGTAGACAAGAGCAAGCTGATTATTGAAGAATCGCGGAACAAAAAATCAACGATAGGAACCATCTCCTACATGCCCCCGGCTTTTGGCTGTTTTATCGGTTCGGTCGTTATTCGTGACCTGCTGGAAAATTAA
- a CDS encoding TatD family hydrolase, producing MPVPYIDIHTHNAVDQEDLFQLQSLFLQDFEQNPSLNYPVTAGIHPWHAHLFTPDEAREMLERNIGNPNIVGIGETGLDRSIHTCLAIQEEIFKLHIHAAQKFGKPLIIHCVRCWQDVLRMKKGTTIPWILHGYTGNLQTTQELLKTDFIFSIGSHLLDHRAKLRESVEIIPIKNLFLETDDSSVDIKDIYREVALLNNMPLEDLKMHIFGNLKKIFGPIVRA from the coding sequence GTGCCTGTTCCGTATATCGATATCCATACACACAACGCTGTTGACCAGGAAGACCTTTTTCAACTGCAAAGTTTATTTTTACAGGATTTTGAGCAGAACCCTTCGCTGAATTATCCTGTAACTGCAGGCATACATCCGTGGCATGCTCATTTGTTCACTCCGGACGAGGCCCGGGAAATGCTGGAGCGCAACATCGGAAATCCAAACATTGTCGGCATTGGTGAAACTGGCCTCGATCGCTCCATTCACACTTGTCTCGCTATCCAGGAAGAGATTTTCAAACTGCATATTCATGCTGCACAAAAATTCGGTAAACCACTGATTATACACTGTGTAAGATGTTGGCAGGATGTTCTTCGAATGAAAAAAGGCACCACAATTCCGTGGATATTGCATGGCTATACAGGCAATCTGCAAACCACGCAGGAACTTCTCAAAACAGACTTTATCTTTTCCATCGGTTCCCATCTGCTCGACCACCGGGCAAAACTGCGGGAATCGGTAGAGATAATCCCGATAAAAAATTTATTCCTGGAAACAGATGATTCTTCTGTAGATATCAAAGATATTTACCGGGAAGTAGCTCTTCTGAATAATATGCCTCTCGAAGATTTGAAAATGCATATCTTTGGCAACCTAAAAAAAATCTTCGGACCAATTGTCCGGGCATAG
- a CDS encoding 1-acyl-sn-glycerol-3-phosphate acyltransferase gives MKKLTAFILRLLGWKAMSGVAPESKCIILGAPHTSALDFVISWLYYTSVGGKAYVMVKKEFFFWPVGYIVRWMGGIPVDRTRGANVLKQVVDEFKTRDYLHLAIAPEGTRKPTARWKAGFHTMARLANVPVYLGYFDWGKKEIGFNEKFELTDDVNADLKRVRQWYKNKGVQGKHPELFNTGDDLD, from the coding sequence ATGAAGAAACTTACCGCATTTATATTACGTCTCCTGGGATGGAAAGCGATGAGTGGAGTGGCTCCGGAATCGAAGTGTATTATTTTGGGAGCACCGCATACCTCCGCACTTGACTTTGTCATTTCGTGGCTCTATTATACCAGTGTGGGTGGGAAAGCTTATGTAATGGTGAAGAAGGAATTTTTCTTCTGGCCAGTGGGATACATAGTCCGTTGGATGGGAGGTATTCCGGTTGACCGCACCCGTGGGGCCAATGTCTTGAAGCAAGTTGTTGATGAATTCAAAACGCGCGATTACCTTCACCTGGCGATTGCCCCCGAGGGGACCCGAAAGCCAACAGCGCGCTGGAAAGCCGGATTTCATACGATGGCCCGTCTGGCAAATGTCCCGGTGTATTTGGGCTATTTCGATTGGGGCAAAAAAGAAATAGGTTTCAATGAAAAATTTGAATTGACTGATGATGTGAACGCAGATTTGAAGAGGGTACGTCAATGGTACAAGAATAAAGGCGTACAGGGAAAACATCCGGAACTGTTTAATACCGGGGACGATTTGGATTAA
- a CDS encoding amidohydrolase: MEQVKDLRITLIQPNVYWESPVENRERISEMMNTVSGNTDLVVLPEMFTTGFTMNASALAEPMNGETMAWMKAKAAELNAAICGSAIIEDEGGSYNRLLFVHPDGSYQSYDKRHLFFIEGEIGVFEPGKERVIVNFRGWRIGLYICYDVRFPVWSRNRNDTDLALYVANWPASRTRVWQTLLKARAIENQIYVAGANRVGSDGNEVDYCGDSLLVNPRGEVMHRLENREVVVTGTLSIENLENFRLKFPVGNDADDFRLL; encoded by the coding sequence ATGGAACAGGTAAAAGATCTTCGCATTACGCTGATACAGCCCAATGTTTATTGGGAGTCGCCAGTGGAAAACCGGGAGCGCATATCGGAAATGATGAACACGGTAAGTGGAAATACCGACCTGGTTGTTCTGCCGGAAATGTTTACCACCGGTTTTACCATGAATGCTTCGGCTTTAGCTGAGCCGATGAACGGGGAAACCATGGCATGGATGAAAGCAAAGGCTGCCGAGCTGAATGCGGCTATTTGCGGAAGTGCGATTATTGAAGATGAGGGAGGCAGTTACAATCGTTTGCTGTTTGTCCATCCCGATGGAAGTTATCAAAGTTACGACAAGCGGCATCTGTTCTTCATCGAGGGTGAGATTGGCGTATTTGAGCCGGGAAAAGAGCGGGTGATTGTCAATTTCAGGGGATGGCGTATCGGCCTGTATATATGTTATGATGTACGTTTTCCTGTTTGGTCGCGTAACCGGAATGATACCGATTTAGCGCTTTACGTAGCCAACTGGCCAGCATCGCGTACGCGGGTATGGCAAACTTTACTGAAAGCCCGTGCCATCGAGAACCAGATTTATGTAGCGGGTGCCAACCGGGTTGGTTCAGATGGTAATGAAGTAGATTACTGTGGCGATTCGCTGCTGGTAAATCCACGCGGAGAAGTAATGCATCGCCTGGAGAACCGGGAAGTAGTTGTTACAGGCACATTATCCATCGAAAATTTGGAAAACTTCAGGTTGAAATTCCCGGTCGGGAATGATGCCGATGATTTTCGGTTACTCTGA
- a CDS encoding BlaI/MecI/CopY family transcriptional regulator, which yields MKELTRAEEQVMQLLWNMERAFVRDIIDEMPEPKPAYNTVSTIVRILERKGFVDHRAYGKSHQYFPIVSKKEYTRSFGKRFMRNYFDGSFKEMVSFFAREDKLDIHDLNDLLEEVRREIDDSDKMKS from the coding sequence ATGAAAGAACTGACAAGGGCAGAAGAACAGGTGATGCAACTACTGTGGAATATGGAAAGAGCATTTGTGCGTGACATTATCGACGAAATGCCGGAGCCGAAACCGGCGTATAATACGGTTTCCACCATCGTCAGGATATTGGAGCGAAAAGGGTTTGTCGACCATAGGGCGTACGGCAAATCGCACCAGTATTTTCCCATCGTAAGCAAAAAGGAGTACACCCGTTCGTTTGGAAAGCGTTTTATGCGGAATTACTTCGATGGTTCATTTAAAGAGATGGTATCGTTTTTTGCCCGGGAGGACAAACTCGATATTCATGACCTGAATGACTTGCTGGAAGAAGTCCGGCGCGAGATAGATGATAGCGATAAAATGAAATCGTGA
- a CDS encoding M56 family metallopeptidase codes for MNTYINFITESGISLGLLTLVYLFFLRNETFFRLNRLYLLVSAVFSGILPLLHIPVFLNSVSSNLGLIASGPSVLEVVEVYGGAGANASGAFLSLPLIGLIYFSGILFFALRFTWKLGQMVLLVRSGEKRKFRGLTIVRLGFDTSAFSFFRWLFVGRSFQFGTEESNHILKHEMVHIRQRHSIDVLLLELVVLVQWSNPFIWYLRRAVRENHEFLADALVVNKGISPVRYKAMLIEQVTGIQLQVANNFNYSLLKSRIKMISKIKSPRWAGYKYLIGLIGMLLLVVVFACEKTTEPATEQVAVKSANVDSQPLMVLDEVPVTKAVMDTLNPKSISHIDVLKNKESLAPYAEKYGQERVKNGVILIYTKGFLNEPVESTVEKDASITRQNASDNNAGYNGEPVFFIVENMPKFPGGDLALRKYIAANIKYPEDAQKQGIQGKVYVTFVVTKTGEVGGAKIARGVSSSLDDEALRVVRGLPKWTPGTQRGKAVNVQYTVPINFVLQ; via the coding sequence ATGAACACGTATATTAACTTCATTACAGAATCGGGAATCAGCTTAGGCTTGCTGACCCTGGTGTATCTCTTCTTTCTTCGCAACGAGACGTTTTTCCGGTTAAACCGTTTGTATCTGCTTGTATCAGCTGTTTTTTCCGGTATACTTCCCTTGCTTCATATTCCGGTGTTCCTGAATTCGGTTTCATCCAATCTGGGACTAATTGCCAGTGGACCAAGTGTGCTCGAAGTTGTCGAGGTGTACGGTGGTGCCGGGGCCAACGCATCCGGAGCATTTCTTTCATTGCCTCTCATCGGTCTGATATATTTTAGTGGAATACTCTTTTTTGCGCTGCGTTTTACCTGGAAACTGGGGCAGATGGTCCTGTTGGTCCGCAGTGGTGAGAAACGCAAGTTCAGAGGGCTGACTATTGTCCGCCTGGGATTCGATACATCTGCTTTTTCCTTTTTTCGCTGGCTGTTTGTTGGCCGAAGTTTCCAATTTGGAACCGAGGAAAGTAATCATATCCTGAAACATGAGATGGTACACATCCGGCAACGGCATTCCATCGATGTTTTATTGCTCGAACTGGTCGTTTTGGTGCAATGGTCCAACCCATTCATCTGGTATCTGCGCCGTGCAGTAAGAGAAAATCACGAATTTCTGGCCGATGCGCTGGTGGTTAACAAAGGCATTTCGCCTGTACGTTACAAAGCCATGCTGATTGAACAGGTGACCGGCATTCAGCTTCAGGTCGCCAACAACTTCAATTATTCCTTACTTAAAAGTAGAATAAAGATGATTTCAAAAATAAAATCGCCCCGTTGGGCCGGATATAAATACCTGATTGGATTAATAGGCATGCTGTTGCTGGTAGTTGTTTTTGCGTGCGAAAAAACAACCGAGCCGGCGACGGAGCAAGTTGCTGTTAAATCTGCGAACGTTGATAGCCAGCCGTTGATGGTATTAGACGAGGTACCAGTTACGAAAGCTGTGATGGATACGCTGAATCCAAAATCAATTTCTCACATTGATGTACTCAAGAACAAAGAATCCCTGGCTCCGTACGCAGAAAAATATGGTCAAGAAAGAGTTAAAAATGGTGTAATCCTTATTTATACAAAAGGATTTTTGAATGAACCCGTTGAAAGCACGGTCGAGAAAGATGCCAGCATAACCAGGCAAAATGCCAGTGACAATAATGCAGGGTATAACGGAGAGCCTGTTTTCTTCATTGTAGAAAATATGCCCAAATTTCCTGGTGGTGACTTAGCGCTTAGAAAATATATTGCGGCCAATATTAAGTATCCTGAAGATGCCCAAAAACAGGGAATACAGGGTAAGGTATATGTCACCTTTGTTGTGACGAAAACTGGTGAGGTAGGCGGAGCGAAAATTGCCAGGGGCGTTTCTTCTTCATTGGATGACGAGGCATTGCGTGTTGTTAGAGGCTTACCTAAGTGGACTCCGGGAACGCAAAGAGGAAAAGCGGTCAACGTTCAGTATACAGTACCTATCAATTTTGTATTGCAGTGA
- a CDS encoding DUF1080 domain-containing protein, translating into MKKTLVLIAFGVGLIFAGCQSNKQKQTKTEAVEVEKTSYAGQAGCASDCLSKHELEALNTLTDQEKADGWQLLFDGKTLNGWKGFNGNDISKGWVVRDGCLMSLGKGGDIGGDIITDKQYENFELKLEWRISHGGNSGILYGVIDDPKYGAVYYTGPEYQLLDDVGFPEKVEEWQLTGANYGMYTADKSKKKLQMVGCPAFNTARIIVNGNHVEQWLNGGKVVGFERWTDDWGKRKNEGKWKDYPDYGMAKIGHISLQDHGSYIWFRNIKIREL; encoded by the coding sequence ATGAAAAAAACACTTGTCCTGATCGCTTTTGGTGTCGGCCTTATCTTCGCCGGATGCCAGTCAAACAAACAAAAGCAAACAAAAACTGAGGCTGTTGAGGTCGAGAAAACTTCCTATGCCGGTCAAGCCGGTTGTGCTTCTGATTGTCTCTCGAAACACGAATTGGAAGCATTGAACACACTAACCGATCAGGAAAAAGCTGATGGTTGGCAACTGCTGTTCGACGGCAAAACGTTAAATGGCTGGAAAGGTTTCAATGGTAACGACATCTCCAAAGGTTGGGTGGTTCGCGACGGTTGCCTGATGTCACTCGGTAAAGGTGGCGATATTGGTGGCGACATCATTACCGACAAGCAATACGAAAATTTTGAGCTGAAATTGGAATGGCGAATTTCGCATGGAGGCAATAGCGGAATTCTGTACGGCGTTATCGATGATCCGAAGTACGGTGCGGTGTATTATACTGGCCCCGAGTACCAATTGCTTGATGATGTTGGTTTCCCGGAAAAGGTGGAAGAATGGCAGTTGACCGGCGCTAATTACGGGATGTACACAGCCGATAAGTCGAAGAAGAAACTGCAGATGGTTGGTTGCCCGGCGTTCAATACGGCCCGTATTATAGTGAACGGCAACCATGTGGAGCAATGGCTGAACGGCGGGAAGGTGGTCGGGTTCGAGCGCTGGACCGATGACTGGGGCAAACGCAAGAACGAAGGAAAATGGAAAGATTATCCCGATTATGGGATGGCGAAGATTGGCCATATTTCTCTGCAGGATCACGGAAGTTACATCTGGTTCCGGAACATCAAAATCCGTGAACTCTAA
- a CDS encoding DUF1080 domain-containing protein — MKKIGILLAVVALFSGFMSLPKTISLFNGKDLTGWTVYGTEKWYVDNGELVCESGPDKEYGYLGTDKYYKNFDLTLQFLQESNGNSGVFFRSTIEGTKITGWQCEVAPPGHDTGGIYESYGRGWLEKIPEEKEDILKMGEWNTLRLRVVGPTVETWLNGKKMVKLTDEKIGKATGSIALQIHAGGGIKVRWKNIELKKLP, encoded by the coding sequence ATGAAGAAAATAGGAATATTGCTGGCAGTGGTAGCGCTGTTCAGCGGATTTATGTCGTTACCCAAGACCATTTCCCTTTTTAACGGGAAAGATCTGACCGGATGGACGGTTTACGGAACTGAAAAGTGGTATGTCGATAACGGGGAGCTGGTGTGCGAAAGTGGTCCCGATAAGGAATATGGTTACCTGGGCACCGATAAGTATTACAAGAACTTCGATTTGACACTCCAGTTTTTGCAGGAGAGCAATGGCAACAGCGGCGTTTTTTTCCGGTCAACCATCGAAGGGACCAAGATAACCGGCTGGCAGTGCGAAGTAGCTCCTCCGGGACACGATACCGGCGGAATATACGAGTCGTACGGTCGTGGCTGGTTGGAGAAAATTCCGGAAGAGAAGGAAGATATCCTGAAGATGGGAGAGTGGAACACGTTGCGTTTGCGCGTGGTTGGGCCAACGGTTGAAACCTGGCTCAACGGAAAGAAGATGGTGAAGCTGACGGATGAAAAAATCGGGAAGGCCACTGGTTCCATTGCGTTGCAGATTCATGCCGGAGGTGGAATCAAAGTGCGCTGGAAAAATATCGAACTGAAAAAACTACCATAA
- a CDS encoding VOC family protein: MRIDHIAYRVRDRFETARFFTEGFGYKIDPELPDGFEIKFDDGSTAKCLVLLPPEKLKNDIPWDIPGANGLEYHMAPEIFISDGQNHSVVEEWVASKNGGIGGVHHIAYQVESVEAKMKEFKEKGLMEFTTEEPIRCEGLTQVFTKPTPFTGIIYEFIEREKHGFCQDSVKFLMESTRDLK; encoded by the coding sequence ATGAGAATTGATCACATTGCTTATCGCGTTCGCGACCGCTTTGAGACAGCACGATTCTTTACGGAAGGATTCGGTTACAAAATCGACCCGGAATTACCCGATGGCTTTGAAATTAAGTTTGACGATGGCTCTACGGCCAAATGCCTGGTGTTGTTACCACCAGAGAAACTCAAGAACGATATTCCGTGGGATATTCCCGGGGCTAATGGTTTGGAATACCACATGGCTCCCGAAATCTTCATTTCCGACGGACAAAATCACTCGGTTGTAGAAGAGTGGGTAGCCTCAAAGAACGGTGGAATTGGAGGTGTGCATCACATTGCATACCAGGTTGAATCGGTGGAAGCTAAAATGAAAGAGTTCAAAGAGAAAGGCCTGATGGAATTTACTACCGAGGAGCCTATCCGGTGCGAAGGCCTGACACAGGTTTTCACCAAACCGACGCCTTTTACCGGCATCATTTACGAGTTCATCGAACGGGAAAAACACGGATTCTGCCAGGACAGCGTAAAATTCCTGATGGAAAGTACCCGCGATTTGAAATAA